One Obesumbacterium proteus DNA window includes the following coding sequences:
- a CDS encoding DUF4387 domain-containing protein, which yields MKQSILDLAHVVRSKNAGPYELVLDILFKDKKIYSHIKESGQFKKELIAQIYKIDPKSVHRIVWFDPANAVKVVMPRGIVSGSVGDTDVYGAQQHAPLLKLEFAV from the coding sequence ATGAAACAATCAATTCTAGATTTGGCTCATGTGGTCAGATCTAAAAATGCGGGTCCTTATGAATTAGTATTGGATATTTTATTTAAGGATAAAAAAATATATTCCCACATCAAAGAATCAGGACAATTTAAAAAAGAGCTGATTGCTCAGATTTATAAAATAGATCCAAAATCAGTTCACCGCATCGTGTGGTTCGACCCCGCGAACGCCGTTAAAGTCGTGATGCCTCGTGGCATTGTGTCTGGCTCGGTGGGCGATACCGATGTTTATGGCGCTCAGCAGCACGCGCCGCTGTTAAAACTCGAATTCGCTGTTTAG
- a CDS encoding acyclic terpene utilization AtuA family protein — MSKTFKILSPTAILGYGFPEESFMLAMEESPDLIAVDAGSSDPGPHYLGAGKAFTDRAGVKRDLRYMITAGVQHNIPVVIGTAGGSGAAPHLEWCRQIILEIAKEEALEFTMAVIPADVDKAVVHAALDAGKITALDFVPELTHEAIDATTYIVAQMGIEPFQEALAAGAQVVLGGRAYDPACFAALPIMQGFDEGLALHCGKILECAAIAATPGSGSDCAMGILDESGFTLKAFNKKRQFTETSAAAHTLYEKSDPYFLPGPGGVLNLKACQFKDAGNGQVRVTGSVHEETPYTVKLEGARPVGYRTLSIAGTRDPIMIANIDDILVEVRQSVEKNLSIAPDAVKLNFHLYGKNGVMGEMEPEADTTSYELGILLDVVAPTQAMADSICSLARSTLLHYGYNGRIATAGNLAFPFSPSDIKGGVVYEFSIYHLMEYTPEIKFKFRLENVTPEGAIA, encoded by the coding sequence ATGTCTAAAACGTTTAAGATCTTGTCGCCAACCGCCATTCTGGGATACGGGTTTCCAGAAGAAAGCTTCATGTTGGCGATGGAGGAATCTCCCGATTTGATCGCCGTTGATGCGGGTTCTTCCGATCCGGGCCCGCATTATCTCGGCGCAGGCAAAGCCTTCACCGACCGCGCAGGGGTCAAGCGTGATTTGCGCTATATGATCACTGCCGGTGTTCAGCACAATATTCCGGTGGTGATTGGTACCGCCGGAGGTTCCGGTGCCGCGCCGCATCTGGAGTGGTGTCGCCAAATCATTCTTGAGATAGCCAAAGAGGAAGCGCTCGAATTTACCATGGCGGTGATCCCTGCCGACGTGGATAAGGCGGTCGTTCACGCTGCGCTGGACGCGGGAAAAATTACCGCGCTGGATTTTGTTCCTGAACTGACCCACGAAGCCATCGATGCAACCACTTATATCGTGGCGCAAATGGGTATCGAACCGTTCCAAGAAGCGCTGGCGGCGGGTGCTCAGGTGGTGTTAGGTGGCCGAGCCTACGATCCCGCCTGCTTTGCGGCTCTGCCGATCATGCAGGGATTCGACGAAGGTTTGGCGCTGCACTGCGGCAAAATACTGGAGTGTGCGGCCATTGCGGCCACGCCGGGGTCAGGTTCTGATTGCGCGATGGGCATTCTGGACGAAAGCGGTTTTACCCTGAAAGCATTCAACAAAAAGCGTCAGTTTACTGAGACATCTGCGGCAGCGCATACGCTCTATGAGAAATCTGACCCTTATTTCTTGCCGGGCCCAGGTGGTGTGCTGAATCTGAAAGCCTGTCAGTTTAAGGATGCCGGAAATGGCCAAGTCCGTGTGACCGGTTCGGTGCATGAAGAAACGCCTTACACCGTGAAACTGGAAGGCGCTCGCCCAGTGGGCTACCGTACGCTCAGTATTGCAGGGACGCGCGATCCGATCATGATTGCCAACATTGACGATATCTTGGTGGAAGTGCGTCAGAGCGTAGAGAAGAACTTGAGCATCGCACCTGATGCCGTGAAGCTGAATTTCCATCTTTATGGCAAAAATGGCGTGATGGGTGAAATGGAGCCTGAGGCGGATACCACCTCTTATGAACTGGGGATTTTACTCGACGTCGTTGCGCCAACTCAGGCGATGGCCGACAGTATTTGCTCTCTTGCCCGCTCTACCCTGTTGCATTATGGCTATAACGGTCGAATTGCAACCGCGGGTAATTTGGCATTCCCATTCTCTCCGTCGGATATTAAAGGCGGCGTGGTGTATGAATTCTCCATTTATCATTTAATGGAATATACCCCAGAGATTAAATTTAAGTTCCGTTTAGAAAACGTGACGCCTGAAGGAGCGATCGCATGA
- a CDS encoding methylaspartate ammonia-lyase: MKIKHALFTAGNSSFYFDDQQAIKNGAQLDGFIYKGKPVTPGFTSIRQAGECVSIQLILENGAVAVGDCAAVQYSGAGGRDPLFVAANFVPFLEKHIKPLLEGRSVDEFLLNARFFDEVTIEGKQLHTAIRYGLSQALLDATALATGRLKAEVVCDEWHLPVIAESIPLFGQSGDDRYIAVDKMIVKGVDVLPHGLINNVDEKLGRNGEKLREYVSWLAKRIADLRVDPNYKPNLHIDVYGTIGLIFDKDPIRCAEYIASLQEQAGDLELYIEGPVDAGNKPDQIRLLTEITHHLKKLGSKVKIVADEWCNTYQDIIDFTDAGSCHMVQIKTPDLGSIHNIVDAVLYCNKKGMEAYQGGTCNETDVSARTCVHVAIASRPMRMLIKPGMGFDEGMNIAFNEMSRTLAQLNAKAN; this comes from the coding sequence ATGAAAATCAAACACGCACTCTTCACCGCTGGTAATTCATCCTTCTATTTTGACGATCAGCAGGCGATTAAAAATGGCGCTCAGTTAGATGGGTTTATCTATAAAGGGAAGCCGGTCACGCCAGGGTTTACCTCGATTCGTCAGGCCGGTGAATGCGTTTCTATCCAATTAATTTTAGAAAACGGCGCGGTGGCCGTGGGTGACTGCGCGGCGGTGCAATACTCTGGCGCAGGCGGTCGCGATCCGCTGTTTGTGGCGGCGAATTTTGTTCCTTTCTTGGAAAAACACATTAAGCCGCTGCTTGAAGGCCGCAGCGTGGATGAGTTTTTGCTTAACGCCCGTTTCTTCGACGAAGTCACCATTGAAGGCAAACAGCTGCATACGGCGATCCGCTACGGTCTGTCACAGGCGTTGCTGGACGCAACCGCGTTAGCCACCGGACGTTTAAAAGCCGAAGTGGTCTGTGACGAATGGCATCTGCCGGTTATCGCTGAATCTATCCCTCTGTTTGGCCAAAGCGGTGACGATCGCTACATCGCCGTCGACAAAATGATTGTGAAAGGCGTCGATGTGCTGCCACACGGCTTGATTAACAACGTCGATGAAAAACTGGGCCGTAACGGTGAGAAGCTGCGCGAGTATGTGAGCTGGCTGGCAAAACGCATTGCCGATCTACGCGTCGATCCTAACTATAAACCGAACCTGCATATTGACGTTTACGGCACCATCGGTCTGATTTTTGATAAAGATCCGATCCGCTGCGCGGAATATATCGCCAGTCTGCAAGAACAAGCGGGCGATCTGGAACTGTACATTGAAGGTCCGGTTGATGCCGGTAATAAACCCGATCAGATCCGCCTGTTAACCGAGATCACCCATCATCTCAAAAAGCTGGGTTCTAAGGTCAAAATCGTCGCCGACGAATGGTGCAATACCTATCAAGACATCATCGATTTTACCGACGCAGGCAGCTGCCATATGGTTCAGATTAAAACGCCGGATCTGGGCAGTATCCATAACATCGTCGACGCCGTTCTTTACTGCAATAAAAAAGGCATGGAAGCGTATCAGGGCGGTACCTGTAACGAAACCGACGTTAGCGCCCGCACCTGCGTGCACGTTGCCATCGCCTCACGTCCAATGCGCATGCTGATCAAGCCGGGTATGGGCTTTGATGAAGGGATGAATATCGCGTTTAACGAGATGTCTCGTACTCTCGCTCAGTTGAATGCAAAGGCGAACTAA
- a CDS encoding methylaspartate mutase subunit E, translated as MELRNKKITLDDFMTERAGVLQTWHTGKDVEKFEDCVKYQQTIPESKNFAKALFEADSQGITLSQPRAGVALIEEHIALLKTLQKDCDLLPTTIDAYTRLNRYEEAAIGIQKSIEAGTSKLNGLPVVNHGVKACRGITESLDKPLQIRHGTPDARLLAEIAMASGFTSYEGGGISYNIPYAKRVTLEKSIRDWQYCDRLIGVYEEHGIRINREPFGPLTGTLIPPFVSHAVAIIEGLLALEQGVRSITVGYGQVGNIVQDIAAIKSLRDLSHEYFRANGYENYELSTVFHQWMGGFPEDESRAFAVISWGAAVAGMAGATKVITKSPHEAYGIPTAEANGQGLRASNQMLNMVRDQKFPPCLEVDREVELIKREVRAVMNKVLELGNGDIAIGTVRAFEAGVLDVPFAPATCNSGKMLPIRDNNGAIRVFDPGSVPLPSDVLTLHHDFVAERAKEEGREPSFQMIIDDINAVSHSKLIGRP; from the coding sequence ATGGAACTTCGAAACAAAAAAATTACGTTAGACGATTTTATGACCGAGCGTGCCGGTGTTTTACAAACCTGGCATACCGGAAAGGATGTTGAGAAATTTGAGGACTGCGTCAAATATCAGCAAACGATCCCTGAATCAAAAAACTTCGCCAAGGCGCTGTTTGAAGCCGATAGCCAAGGTATTACGCTCAGCCAGCCACGTGCGGGAGTGGCGTTAATTGAAGAGCATATTGCGCTGCTTAAAACGCTGCAAAAAGACTGCGATCTGCTGCCAACCACCATTGATGCCTATACCCGTCTGAATCGTTATGAAGAAGCCGCCATCGGCATTCAGAAATCCATTGAAGCAGGAACCTCGAAGCTTAACGGTCTGCCGGTCGTTAACCACGGAGTAAAAGCCTGCCGCGGCATTACCGAATCGCTCGACAAGCCGCTACAGATCCGTCACGGCACGCCCGACGCTCGCCTGTTAGCCGAGATCGCCATGGCCAGCGGATTTACCAGCTACGAAGGCGGCGGCATTTCCTACAACATTCCCTATGCGAAACGCGTGACGCTCGAAAAATCCATCCGGGATTGGCAGTACTGTGACCGCTTGATCGGCGTGTATGAAGAGCACGGTATTCGGATCAACCGCGAGCCGTTCGGCCCACTGACCGGCACGCTGATCCCGCCGTTTGTTTCCCATGCGGTGGCCATCATTGAAGGTCTGCTCGCGCTGGAGCAAGGCGTTCGCTCTATTACCGTCGGCTACGGTCAGGTTGGCAATATCGTGCAAGACATTGCCGCCATTAAGTCGCTGCGCGATCTGTCTCATGAATATTTCCGTGCTAACGGCTATGAAAACTATGAGCTGAGCACCGTTTTCCATCAGTGGATGGGCGGTTTCCCTGAAGATGAGTCCCGCGCATTCGCGGTTATCTCTTGGGGCGCAGCGGTTGCTGGAATGGCTGGTGCCACCAAGGTGATTACTAAGAGCCCGCACGAGGCCTATGGCATCCCAACCGCGGAGGCCAATGGTCAAGGGTTACGCGCCTCGAATCAAATGCTGAACATGGTTCGCGATCAGAAATTCCCGCCGTGCCTAGAAGTCGATCGCGAAGTGGAGCTGATTAAGCGTGAAGTACGCGCCGTGATGAACAAAGTGCTGGAGTTGGGCAACGGTGACATCGCGATCGGCACGGTACGCGCCTTTGAAGCCGGTGTACTCGATGTGCCGTTTGCGCCAGCAACCTGTAACTCAGGAAAAATGCTGCCGATCCGCGACAACAACGGGGCAATCCGCGTATTCGATCCGGGTTCTGTGCCGCTGCCTAGTGATGTCTTGACGCTGCACCACGATTTTGTTGCCGAACGCGCCAAGGAAGAAGGCCGCGAGCCCTCTTTCCAAATGATCATTGATGATATTAACGCTGTATCCCATAGCAAATTAATAGGAAGACCATAA
- the glmL gene encoding methylaspartate mutase accessory protein GlmL — protein sequence MINVSIDIGSTWTKGAVFEVGDNDHIEVKNCALSPTTPHHLAEGFFTVLNKILNVDDARPLLASGKIKLDYSSSAKGGLAVAAIGLVPSITLESAKVTAHSAGAKVSQHFAYNLNKADLRALEATPPDILLFTGGTDGGDCSHGLANAKLLAKSNLDCAIIYAGNRDLQDEVQDLLGDKDLTIVDNVLPSLDNPSPLGARSAICDIFLHKIVKGKGLDVIVEQTGEEPLPTPYSVFELVEQIRRHVVGWETFMLIDMGGATTDIYSANQNSLAPDTVMHGLPEPIVKRTVEGDLGMRVSAITAGETGAPLIAHYFSHQESKIAAFHHYLKHLVAHPGYLPRTDEERVFDQLLAGICVGYAAERHAGKKVQVCTCAGNVDLQVGRDLNPIRKVIGTGGWLSRANDFDIHHWLKYHDLDDDGKQVLLPSQFEYYRDTQGLLPLLANVARRFPKAAAQTSVQILNK from the coding sequence ATGATCAACGTCTCTATCGACATCGGCTCCACCTGGACGAAAGGAGCAGTGTTCGAGGTGGGAGATAATGACCATATTGAAGTCAAGAACTGCGCATTATCCCCAACAACACCGCACCATCTGGCTGAAGGATTTTTTACCGTTCTGAATAAAATCCTCAACGTTGATGATGCTCGTCCTCTCTTGGCATCGGGAAAAATCAAACTTGATTATTCCTCGTCAGCCAAAGGTGGGCTAGCCGTTGCTGCCATCGGTCTGGTGCCCAGCATCACGCTAGAATCGGCGAAGGTCACGGCGCATTCTGCCGGAGCAAAGGTTTCGCAGCATTTTGCTTATAACCTGAACAAAGCGGATCTGCGCGCTTTAGAAGCCACGCCGCCCGATATTTTGCTGTTTACCGGAGGCACCGACGGCGGTGACTGTTCCCATGGTTTAGCCAACGCCAAGCTGTTGGCCAAATCTAATCTCGACTGCGCCATTATTTATGCGGGTAATCGCGACCTACAAGATGAGGTTCAAGATCTGCTCGGCGATAAAGATTTAACCATCGTCGATAACGTTTTGCCGAGTCTGGATAACCCGAGCCCGTTGGGTGCTCGCAGCGCTATTTGCGATATTTTCCTGCATAAAATTGTGAAGGGAAAAGGCTTAGACGTCATTGTTGAGCAAACTGGTGAAGAACCGTTGCCGACCCCCTACTCCGTGTTCGAGCTGGTGGAGCAAATCCGCCGCCATGTCGTGGGATGGGAAACCTTCATGCTTATCGATATGGGGGGCGCCACGACAGATATTTACTCGGCTAACCAGAACAGTCTGGCACCAGACACCGTGATGCATGGATTACCTGAACCCATCGTCAAACGCACGGTGGAGGGCGATCTGGGGATGCGCGTGTCGGCTATCACGGCGGGTGAAACCGGAGCACCGCTGATTGCGCATTATTTTTCTCATCAAGAAAGCAAAATTGCGGCCTTTCATCACTACCTAAAACATCTGGTGGCGCATCCAGGGTATCTGCCGCGCACCGATGAAGAACGCGTCTTTGATCAACTGCTGGCGGGGATCTGCGTGGGTTACGCCGCTGAACGCCACGCGGGTAAAAAAGTACAGGTTTGCACCTGCGCCGGAAATGTCGACCTCCAAGTGGGCCGAGATCTCAATCCGATTAGAAAAGTGATCGGCACCGGCGGCTGGCTATCACGCGCCAATGATTTCGATATTCACCACTGGTTGAAATATCACGATCTGGACGATGACGGCAAACAAGTGCTGCTGCCAAGTCAGTTTGAATATTACCGAGATACACAGGGTTTACTTCCGCTACTCGCCAATGTCGCTCGCCGCTTTCCTAAAGCTGCCGCTCAGACTAGCGTTCAAATTTTGAACAAATAG
- the glmS gene encoding methylaspartate mutase subunit S: MQNPTIVIGVIGADCHAVGNKVLDRVFTMHDFNVINLGVMVSQDEYIDAAIETGAQAIVVSSIYGHGEVDCIGMRENCIERGIGDILLYVGGNLVIGKHDFCDIEAKFKGMGFNRVFAPDTDLELVCSLMRKDIEPVMQNERVAEGVQ; the protein is encoded by the coding sequence ATGCAAAATCCAACAATTGTTATTGGCGTCATCGGTGCTGATTGCCATGCTGTTGGTAACAAAGTATTAGATCGCGTATTCACCATGCACGATTTCAACGTCATTAATCTCGGCGTAATGGTTAGCCAAGATGAATACATTGACGCAGCCATTGAAACCGGCGCACAGGCTATCGTCGTTTCCTCTATTTATGGGCACGGTGAAGTGGACTGCATTGGCATGCGGGAAAACTGCATTGAGCGCGGCATCGGCGACATTCTGCTCTACGTGGGCGGCAATTTGGTTATCGGCAAACATGATTTTTGCGACATCGAAGCCAAGTTCAAAGGCATGGGCTTTAACCGAGTCTTCGCACCCGATACGGATCTCGAGCTGGTCTGCTCGCTGATGAGAAAAGACATTGAGCCCGTAATGCAAAACGAGCGCGTGGCAGAGGGCGTGCAATGA
- a CDS encoding GHMP kinase, with translation MAEASCPASCGELLQGWMEGGEKLISCPINWYSTVYVNEGKPSPHERPRMRQMLLQVLSYFGESPRLAESMRIEFDSTIPVAKGLASSTADIAATAVATARLLNHALSAEQLAALCVAIEPTDSTIFKNLTLFDHQTAQTQRHFLWLPTLDIVLLESPQRIITEEFHRRDRRSLLLNQAQNLENALIQFHLANHRRCYYRLGEATTLSAIASEALLPKPEFNRLRDLVEHWGIYGLNVAHSGSVVGLLCDRRKHDIDKIVSALQERKIAESYPKIHIVKTVAGGVH, from the coding sequence ATGGCTGAAGCATCCTGTCCGGCCTCATGTGGTGAACTGCTACAGGGATGGATGGAGGGAGGAGAAAAGCTGATCTCCTGCCCTATCAACTGGTATAGCACCGTTTACGTGAATGAAGGGAAACCGAGCCCACACGAGCGCCCGCGAATGCGACAAATGCTTTTGCAGGTGTTGTCCTATTTCGGTGAATCCCCACGGCTTGCCGAAAGTATGCGCATTGAGTTTGACTCAACCATTCCGGTAGCCAAAGGCCTAGCCAGCAGCACCGCGGATATTGCCGCCACGGCAGTGGCTACCGCGCGTTTGCTTAACCACGCGCTGAGCGCCGAACAGCTGGCCGCGCTTTGCGTGGCCATCGAGCCTACGGACAGCACCATCTTTAAAAACCTAACGCTTTTTGACCATCAGACGGCGCAAACCCAGCGGCATTTCCTGTGGCTGCCCACGCTGGATATTGTGCTATTAGAAAGCCCGCAGCGCATTATCACCGAAGAGTTTCACCGCAGAGATCGCCGGTCGCTGTTACTTAATCAGGCACAGAATTTAGAAAATGCCCTGATTCAATTTCACCTTGCGAACCATCGCCGCTGTTACTACCGCCTGGGTGAAGCGACTACCCTTAGCGCGATCGCCAGTGAGGCTTTATTGCCCAAGCCCGAGTTTAACCGCCTGCGCGATCTGGTCGAACACTGGGGGATTTATGGTTTGAATGTCGCCCACAGCGGAAGCGTCGTTGGCCTGCTCTGCGATCGGCGTAAGCATGATATCGACAAAATCGTCAGTGCATTGCAGGAGCGAAAAATAGCAGAAAGCTATCCGAAAATTCATATCGTAAAAACCGTTGCCGGTGGCGTTCATTAG
- the cobA gene encoding uroporphyrinogen-III C-methyltransferase: MRKGKVLLVGAGPGDASLITVKGLIAIREAQVIVHDRLVNLDLIAQAAPNCQIINVGKKPNNHPVPQENINQILIDHALMGKNVVRLKGGDPYVFGRGGEEAESLAQCGIPFEIIPGISSAIGGLAYAGIPVTHRDYASSFHVVTGHMCQGNEPQNWQALAQLEGTLIVLMGMTRQEEICQLLIDAGKSPDTPAAAVMYASQQKQQMAKGTLTTLKDEIQRKNLHAPALLVIGQVVNLSEMLSFASSQVDISQELLLQAI; the protein is encoded by the coding sequence ATGAGGAAAGGAAAAGTTTTACTAGTTGGCGCTGGACCAGGAGATGCATCGCTCATCACAGTTAAAGGATTAATTGCTATTCGAGAGGCTCAGGTTATTGTTCACGATCGTCTCGTTAATCTTGATCTGATTGCGCAGGCTGCACCAAATTGTCAAATTATTAACGTTGGGAAAAAACCTAACAATCATCCGGTTCCTCAAGAGAACATTAATCAAATCCTCATTGATCATGCCTTAATGGGAAAAAACGTTGTTCGCCTCAAAGGGGGTGATCCGTATGTATTTGGTCGCGGCGGCGAGGAAGCCGAGAGCCTCGCTCAGTGTGGCATCCCCTTCGAAATTATTCCGGGGATCAGCTCAGCGATTGGCGGATTAGCCTATGCGGGTATTCCCGTTACGCACCGTGATTACGCCTCCAGTTTTCACGTGGTGACAGGCCATATGTGCCAAGGCAACGAACCGCAAAATTGGCAGGCTTTGGCACAGCTGGAAGGCACGTTGATTGTGCTTATGGGTATGACCCGACAAGAGGAGATCTGCCAGCTGTTGATCGATGCGGGTAAATCCCCCGATACGCCTGCGGCGGCTGTGATGTATGCCAGCCAGCAGAAACAGCAGATGGCGAAAGGCACTTTAACCACGCTTAAGGATGAAATTCAGCGTAAGAATCTACACGCGCCTGCGCTGTTGGTCATTGGCCAAGTGGTCAATCTCAGCGAAATGCTGTCATTTGCTTCCAGTCAGGTTGATATCAGCCAAGAGTTGTTGCTGCAGGCGATATAG
- the cbiD gene encoding cobalt-precorrin-5B (C(1))-methyltransferase CbiD — translation MMEWHKRKNVRKGYTTGSCATAAARIAALMILRQQIIEQISLTTSAGITLFLPVEHPLIEGQQATAAICTNGGNDIDATHNMLIYARVSLNNSGVITIDGGEGIGRITRAGLGLHVGTAAMHKTSRQAIESAVRDVIGSARGADVVIFAPEGEKRACKTYNARLGIEGGISIIGTRDSVNPMSAESWKRALAIELETKRTLGLEQIILAPGNSLTLSSDEERLVEENLSISADHAAAMSNFVGYMLQECVRLGFRHVVLVGDAGKLVKIAAGIFHTHSHVADCQREVLIANLALLGAPFEMLYAVEQCTTTETAIDLIIERGWQSVFELIAKKICQRINEMLRFSHNRPVCDAVLFSLDNHFLGANRPINDILADFTRLSPSGVTA, via the coding sequence ATGATGGAGTGGCATAAGCGAAAAAACGTGCGCAAGGGTTACACCACCGGGTCATGCGCAACGGCGGCGGCACGCATCGCAGCTTTAATGATCCTGCGCCAGCAGATTATTGAACAGATTTCGCTTACCACCTCGGCTGGCATCACGCTGTTTTTACCGGTCGAGCACCCGCTGATCGAAGGACAGCAGGCCACCGCGGCCATATGCACCAACGGTGGTAATGATATTGATGCCACTCACAACATGCTGATCTATGCACGAGTCAGTTTGAACAACAGCGGTGTTATTACGATTGACGGCGGTGAAGGGATTGGACGCATCACTCGCGCAGGGTTAGGGCTACATGTAGGAACCGCCGCCATGCATAAAACATCGCGCCAAGCGATTGAATCAGCGGTTCGTGACGTTATTGGCTCTGCTCGCGGTGCCGATGTTGTCATTTTTGCTCCAGAAGGAGAAAAACGCGCGTGCAAAACCTACAACGCACGTTTGGGGATCGAAGGTGGAATTTCCATTATCGGCACGCGTGATAGCGTTAATCCGATGTCGGCGGAGAGCTGGAAACGCGCCTTGGCGATTGAGCTGGAAACAAAGCGAACGCTGGGCTTAGAGCAAATCATTTTAGCTCCCGGCAACAGTTTAACGCTGAGCAGCGATGAAGAACGCTTGGTTGAAGAAAACCTGAGCATCAGTGCAGATCACGCGGCGGCGATGAGCAACTTTGTTGGCTACATGCTGCAAGAGTGCGTGCGGCTCGGCTTTCGTCATGTGGTTCTGGTCGGCGATGCAGGAAAACTGGTCAAAATTGCCGCCGGTATTTTTCATACCCATAGCCACGTTGCGGATTGCCAACGGGAAGTGCTGATTGCCAATCTGGCATTGCTCGGTGCGCCGTTTGAAATGCTGTATGCGGTGGAGCAGTGCACCACTACAGAGACCGCTATCGACCTGATTATTGAGCGTGGCTGGCAATCCGTTTTTGAATTAATAGCCAAAAAAATCTGTCAGCGCATCAATGAGATGTTGCGGTTTTCCCATAACCGGCCGGTATGCGACGCCGTCTTATTTTCCTTGGATAACCATTTTCTCGGCGCCAATCGCCCCATCAATGACATTTTGGCGGACTTCACTCGGCTTTCCCCATCAGGTGTTACGGCATGA
- a CDS encoding decarboxylating cobalt-precorrin-6B (C(15))-methyltransferase, whose translation MKDELFKRECGVPMTKEAVRLLALERLALDKAQRFVDVGAGTGSISLEAALRYPDLDVIAIERNVDALDLIANNSQRFGCGNLRILAGTAPMALNERVDAVFIGGSGGMLRELIDWALERLTPDGRLVMSFILLENLSQTLAYLQQCSVVDLDCCEIQVNTLTPLGQGHYFKPNNFSYLISCRKEKGCA comes from the coding sequence ATGAAAGACGAATTATTTAAGCGCGAGTGCGGTGTGCCAATGACAAAAGAGGCGGTGAGATTACTCGCCTTAGAAAGGTTGGCTCTGGATAAGGCTCAGCGCTTTGTTGATGTGGGCGCGGGAACCGGCAGCATCAGTTTAGAAGCCGCGCTGCGTTACCCCGATCTCGACGTCATCGCCATTGAACGTAACGTGGATGCACTCGATCTGATTGCGAATAACAGCCAACGCTTTGGCTGCGGCAATCTGCGCATTTTGGCTGGTACTGCGCCCATGGCATTAAACGAGAGGGTTGATGCCGTTTTCATTGGCGGCAGCGGCGGAATGCTGCGAGAGCTGATTGACTGGGCGCTGGAGCGGTTAACGCCGGATGGCCGTTTAGTGATGAGCTTCATTTTATTAGAAAACCTCTCCCAGACCCTCGCGTATTTGCAGCAGTGCTCGGTCGTAGACCTTGATTGCTGTGAGATCCAGGTGAATACGCTCACGCCGCTGGGGCAGGGCCACTATTTCAAACCGAATAATTTCTCTTACCTCATTTCTTGCCGCAAGGAGAAGGGCTGTGCCTGA
- a CDS encoding cobalt-precorrin-4 methyltransferase → MPERFDTQKVWFVGAGPGDKSLITLKGYRLLQQAQVVIYAGSLINTELLEYCPADAQCHDSAGLTLEQITQLMLAGVNDGKLVVRLQTGDLSLYGSIREQGEVLSQHGVGFVSVPGVSSFLGAAAQLGVEYTVPEIAQSLIITRIEGRTPMPPKETLQAFARHQTSMAIFLSVQNISGVVSQLFAGGYPLDTPVAVVYKATWPDSQTVRGTLADISEKVTHAGIGKTALILVGAFLGDQFHYSKLYDADFSHEYRQA, encoded by the coding sequence GTGCCTGAACGTTTTGATACCCAAAAAGTGTGGTTTGTTGGTGCCGGACCCGGTGATAAATCGCTGATAACTCTAAAAGGCTACCGACTTTTGCAACAGGCTCAGGTGGTGATTTATGCCGGTTCTCTGATCAATACCGAACTGTTGGAATATTGCCCAGCAGACGCACAATGCCACGACAGCGCGGGGCTCACCTTAGAACAGATAACCCAGCTGATGCTGGCGGGCGTTAACGACGGAAAACTGGTGGTTCGTTTACAGACCGGCGATCTCTCTTTGTACGGCTCCATTCGCGAACAGGGAGAAGTGCTCAGTCAACACGGTGTCGGCTTTGTCTCAGTGCCGGGCGTCAGCTCATTCTTGGGCGCAGCCGCTCAGCTTGGCGTGGAATATACCGTTCCTGAGATCGCACAAAGCCTGATTATCACGCGCATCGAAGGGCGCACACCGATGCCGCCGAAAGAAACGTTACAGGCCTTTGCGCGTCATCAAACGTCGATGGCCATTTTCCTGTCCGTGCAAAACATCAGCGGGGTGGTGAGCCAGCTGTTTGCCGGAGGTTATCCCCTTGATACGCCGGTGGCGGTGGTCTACAAAGCCACTTGGCCAGACAGCCAAACCGTGCGCGGCACGCTGGCCGATATCTCAGAGAAGGTGACTCACGCAGGGATTGGCAAAACGGCGCTCATATTGGTCGGCGCTTTTCTCGGTGACCAGTTCCACTATTCAAAACTCTACGACGCCGATTTCAGCCACGAATATCGTCAGGCTTAA